Proteins from one Ornithobacterium rhinotracheale genomic window:
- a CDS encoding gliding motility lipoprotein GldH gives MKIKFLIGIIIACCLFACQPKGLIYQHSEPLNNAWHAKKAVVFTIPVKETKNGVDLSFVLRNNNDYPFSNIYFFTEFISPKGEKMIDTLEYQLAYPNGEWIGTGMGAIKQNTLIYKENIALKDTGVYQLKIKQAMRQNPLMGLEDISLLIQKEK, from the coding sequence ATGAAAATTAAGTTTTTAATAGGTATTATCATCGCGTGTTGTTTGTTTGCTTGCCAACCGAAAGGTTTAATTTATCAACATTCGGAGCCACTCAATAATGCTTGGCATGCCAAAAAAGCGGTAGTTTTCACCATTCCAGTCAAGGAAACTAAAAATGGAGTGGATTTGTCGTTTGTGCTGAGAAATAACAACGATTATCCGTTCAGTAATATTTATTTTTTTACCGAATTTATTTCCCCAAAAGGCGAAAAAATGATTGATACCTTGGAATACCAATTGGCATACCCTAATGGAGAATGGATTGGCACTGGAATGGGGGCAATTAAGCAAAATACATTAATCTATAAAGAAAATATAGCGCTTAAGGACACAGGCGTTTACCAATTAAAAATAAAACAAGCTATGCGCCAAAACCCGTTGATGGGGCTAGAGGACATTAGTTTACTAATACAAAAAGAAAAATAA
- the metG gene encoding methionine--tRNA ligase has translation MAKRHTITAALPYANGPIHIGHLAGVYVPADIYARYLRRKGEDVVFICGSDEHGVPVTIRAKKEGISVQEVVDRYHFLIKDTFKFLNISFDHYDRTSSPRHHGNAARFFKTLYDKGIFLEETSEQFFDEEAGEFLADRYIVGECPNCHNEGAYGDQCEKCGSTLSPEELINPKSALSGSAPIKKETKNWYLPLDQYEDFLREWVLKEHKDDWKTNVLGQVKSWIDDGLKPRAMTRDLDWGIPVPLEDAAGKVLYVWFDAPIGYISATQEWAEKNGKDWKPYWQDPETELIHFIGKDNIVFHCVIFPVMLKAHGDYILPKNVPANEFLNLENDKISTSRNWAVWAHEYVHDFPGKEDVLRYVLTANLPENKDNNFTWKDFQTKNNSELVGILGNFFNRVMVLTQKYYNGVVPAAKQTYPELENLRQYPKRIGEYLDKFEFRNALKEYMNLARLGNQFLQSQEPWKKVKESPEEVESIMNGAIQIAAMLTQCAEPFLPTSAEKMMHMLGIEPQPWQSLCETDTLIPAGHQLGKPELLFEKIDDEVVELQLAKLNESKRLNKMTNPNAEPQKAEITFDDFQKMDIRIGTILEAEKVKGADRLLKLKVDTGLDVRTIVSGIAESFSPEEVVGKRASVLVNLAPRKIKGIESQGMLLFCDKPNGKLTFLNPEDEVDNGVAVN, from the coding sequence ATGGCAAAGAGACATACAATTACAGCAGCACTCCCGTATGCCAATGGACCAATTCATATTGGGCATTTGGCGGGAGTATATGTTCCAGCAGATATTTACGCACGCTATCTTAGAAGAAAGGGCGAAGATGTGGTGTTTATTTGCGGATCAGACGAGCATGGGGTTCCCGTAACTATTCGTGCCAAAAAGGAAGGCATCAGCGTACAAGAAGTGGTAGATCGCTACCATTTTTTGATCAAAGATACTTTTAAATTTTTAAATATTTCTTTTGATCACTACGATCGCACTTCGTCTCCGCGCCACCATGGCAATGCAGCGAGATTTTTTAAAACTTTGTATGACAAAGGTATTTTCTTGGAAGAAACTTCTGAGCAGTTTTTTGACGAGGAAGCGGGAGAATTTTTGGCAGACCGCTACATAGTGGGAGAATGTCCTAATTGCCATAATGAGGGAGCGTATGGCGACCAATGTGAGAAATGTGGCTCGACTTTAAGTCCAGAAGAATTAATCAATCCTAAATCGGCATTGAGCGGTAGCGCACCGATTAAAAAGGAAACCAAAAACTGGTATCTTCCGCTAGATCAATACGAAGATTTCTTGAGAGAATGGGTGCTGAAAGAGCATAAAGATGATTGGAAAACCAATGTTTTAGGGCAAGTGAAATCTTGGATAGACGATGGGTTGAAACCACGCGCCATGACACGCGACCTTGATTGGGGAATTCCCGTTCCGCTAGAAGATGCGGCAGGAAAGGTGCTTTATGTATGGTTCGATGCGCCTATTGGCTATATTTCTGCTACGCAAGAGTGGGCGGAGAAAAATGGAAAGGACTGGAAACCTTATTGGCAAGATCCAGAAACGGAATTAATCCATTTCATTGGAAAAGATAATATCGTGTTCCACTGTGTGATTTTCCCTGTGATGTTGAAAGCGCACGGCGATTATATTTTGCCTAAAAATGTGCCTGCCAATGAGTTTTTAAATCTAGAAAACGATAAAATTTCAACGTCTCGCAACTGGGCAGTTTGGGCACACGAATATGTGCATGATTTCCCAGGGAAAGAAGATGTTTTACGCTATGTGCTGACAGCGAATCTGCCTGAAAATAAAGATAATAACTTCACTTGGAAAGATTTTCAAACTAAAAATAATTCGGAATTAGTAGGAATTTTGGGTAATTTCTTTAACCGAGTAATGGTGCTCACACAGAAATATTACAATGGCGTGGTGCCGGCTGCAAAACAAACTTATCCCGAGCTTGAAAACTTAAGACAATATCCGAAAAGAATCGGGGAATATCTTGATAAATTTGAGTTCAGAAATGCCTTGAAAGAATATATGAATTTGGCGCGTTTAGGAAATCAATTTTTGCAAAGCCAAGAGCCTTGGAAAAAAGTGAAAGAATCTCCAGAAGAAGTGGAAAGCATTATGAATGGGGCGATTCAAATCGCTGCGATGCTTACGCAATGTGCAGAGCCTTTCTTGCCTACATCAGCAGAAAAAATGATGCATATGCTCGGTATTGAGCCGCAGCCATGGCAATCGCTTTGCGAAACAGATACTTTGATTCCTGCTGGGCATCAATTAGGTAAGCCGGAATTGTTATTTGAGAAAATTGACGATGAAGTAGTGGAACTACAATTGGCTAAATTAAACGAATCTAAAAGATTAAATAAAATGACAAACCCTAACGCAGAACCACAAAAAGCAGAAATTACCTTTGATGATTTCCAAAAAATGGACATTAGAATCGGTACTATTTTAGAAGCAGAAAAAGTGAAAGGTGCCGATCGATTGCTTAAACTTAAAGTAGACACGGGGCTAGATGTGCGCACGATTGTGTCGGGCATTGCTGAAAGTTTTTCGCCAGAAGAAGTGGTGGGCAAGCGTGCGAGCGTTTTGGTAAACTTAGCACCGCGAAAAATCAAAGGAATCGAAAGCCAAGGAATGTTGCTTTTCTGCGACAAACCGAATGGGAAATTAACTTTCTTAAATCCTGAAGACGAGGTGGATAATGGCGTTGCTGTGAATTAA
- a CDS encoding penicillin-binding protein 1A, translating to MASTNNVKKKKKNPWILRGILFFWFILLGGLISIVAILYGTSKGMLGPLPDVQELENPEINVASEIYSSDGKLIDKFEKEKRIPVTYHDLPPHLVKALLAREDVRFIEHSGIDGESIMRAVASGGKDGGGSTITQQLAKQLFTQKVSSNKIERVKQKLKEWVVALQLERLYTKEEIITMYLNKFDFIYRANGIEAAAQTYFQKHTKELSVPESAVLISMLKSPVLYNPKSNPEGSLHERNVVLSQMFKYGFITRNEFERYKNEPLGLNFKMLESSVQETYSAYFKYAMRVELQEYFKQYEKEHGIHYDLYRDGLKIYTSIDSRMQKMGEDAIKQHLKSVQKMFFAEQRGNPKAPFYNISSEKRQRIFEAAMRRTIMYKNRKNAGMTDEEILAEFNKPRDSVQFFTWDGKKYEKNKSWMDSIIYHKHIIEAGLMSMDPKDGTIKAWIGGVDWDYFKFDHVKQARRQVGSTFKLFVYATAIHQMNYPPCHMVSNEPFSSGTWRPKNASGRYGGSLSLRDGLAHSVNVISARLIAESRPQAVIQLAKDLGIKSPIPNNLTIALGSADLTLYEMVGAMSTFADGGIYIKPEIILSIEDKTGKIIKDYEPETREVLNEDVAYTMIDLMKGVVDRGTGKSIRNYGISAEVAGKTGTTNEGSDSWFIGLTPNLVTGVWVGNEDRFAHFRGWQSQGAKMALPIWAYYMKKVYSDGANLGVTQSDKFEKPEGIEKKWDCNSQGFYNFGNMGSMHDNRTGARQHGEREQSVNEILSSDNDTISFD from the coding sequence ATGGCTAGTACAAACAATGTAAAAAAGAAAAAAAAGAATCCATGGATTTTGCGTGGAATTTTATTTTTTTGGTTTATACTCTTAGGAGGTCTTATCTCGATTGTTGCCATCTTATACGGGACGTCAAAGGGAATGTTAGGCCCTCTGCCAGACGTACAAGAACTTGAAAATCCCGAAATCAATGTAGCATCAGAGATTTATTCTTCCGACGGAAAATTGATTGATAAATTTGAGAAAGAAAAGCGCATACCAGTAACTTATCACGACCTTCCACCTCACTTGGTCAAAGCACTTTTGGCGAGAGAAGATGTCCGTTTTATTGAGCACTCTGGTATTGATGGAGAATCTATCATGCGCGCCGTGGCTAGTGGAGGTAAAGACGGTGGTGGGAGTACCATTACCCAGCAGCTCGCCAAGCAATTATTTACCCAGAAAGTGTCTTCAAATAAGATTGAAAGGGTAAAACAAAAACTCAAAGAGTGGGTAGTTGCACTTCAATTAGAGAGATTGTACACCAAAGAGGAAATCATCACGATGTACCTCAATAAATTCGACTTTATCTACAGAGCAAATGGAATTGAAGCTGCAGCACAAACCTATTTCCAAAAACACACCAAGGAACTGAGTGTTCCCGAATCGGCTGTTTTGATTTCAATGCTAAAGAGCCCAGTGCTTTATAACCCCAAAAGCAATCCTGAAGGTTCTCTACATGAAAGAAATGTGGTGCTAAGCCAAATGTTTAAATATGGGTTTATAACCAGAAATGAATTTGAAAGATATAAAAATGAACCTCTTGGGCTAAACTTTAAAATGCTTGAAAGCAGCGTGCAAGAAACCTATTCAGCTTATTTTAAATATGCAATGCGTGTCGAGCTACAAGAATATTTCAAACAATACGAAAAAGAACATGGAATCCATTACGATTTATACCGTGATGGATTGAAAATCTATACATCGATCGATTCAAGAATGCAAAAAATGGGCGAAGATGCCATAAAACAGCATTTAAAAAGCGTTCAAAAAATGTTTTTTGCAGAACAGCGTGGAAACCCTAAAGCCCCATTTTATAACATCTCAAGCGAAAAGCGTCAGCGTATTTTCGAAGCCGCAATGCGCCGTACTATCATGTATAAAAATAGAAAAAATGCGGGCATGACTGATGAGGAAATTCTAGCCGAATTTAATAAACCAAGAGACTCGGTACAATTCTTTACTTGGGACGGAAAAAAATACGAAAAAAATAAATCTTGGATGGATAGTATCATCTACCATAAGCATATCATCGAAGCAGGGCTTATGTCCATGGATCCAAAAGACGGAACCATCAAGGCTTGGATAGGCGGTGTAGATTGGGATTATTTTAAATTCGATCATGTGAAACAAGCGCGTCGCCAAGTGGGGTCAACCTTTAAGCTATTTGTGTACGCTACAGCCATACACCAGATGAACTACCCGCCGTGTCACATGGTATCTAATGAGCCGTTTTCATCTGGAACATGGAGACCTAAAAATGCCAGTGGTAGATATGGAGGCTCGCTATCGTTAAGAGATGGATTGGCGCACTCTGTCAATGTGATTTCTGCGCGTCTTATCGCAGAAAGTCGCCCACAAGCCGTTATACAATTGGCCAAAGATTTAGGAATAAAATCACCAATACCAAACAATTTAACGATAGCGCTAGGTTCAGCAGATTTAACATTGTATGAAATGGTAGGGGCGATGAGTACCTTTGCCGATGGCGGAATCTATATTAAACCAGAAATCATACTTTCCATTGAAGATAAAACAGGAAAAATAATCAAAGATTATGAGCCAGAAACAAGGGAAGTTTTAAATGAAGACGTAGCCTATACTATGATAGATTTGATGAAAGGGGTCGTAGATCGCGGTACTGGTAAGTCCATTAGAAATTATGGAATTTCTGCAGAAGTAGCAGGGAAAACAGGTACCACCAACGAAGGGTCTGATTCATGGTTCATTGGTCTAACACCAAATCTTGTAACGGGCGTTTGGGTAGGAAACGAAGATCGTTTTGCCCACTTTAGAGGGTGGCAATCTCAAGGGGCGAAAATGGCACTACCTATTTGGGCATATTATATGAAGAAAGTTTATAGCGATGGCGCTAATTTAGGCGTTACCCAAAGTGATAAATTTGAAAAACCTGAAGGTATCGAGAAAAAATGGGATTGTAATTCGCAAGGATTCTATAATTTTGGAAACATGGGATCCATGCACGATAATAGGACAGGAGCTAGACAACATGGCGAAAGAGAGCAATCTGTGAATGAAATATTGTCATCAGATAATGATACAATTTCCTTTGATTAA
- a CDS encoding M3 family metallopeptidase has protein sequence MSQNILTQDIFKTPYQTPPFEQIKLEDYKPAFEQAIAEAKAEIDAITENPNLPDFFNTIEALSLSGEKLNRISSIFFNLNSAETNDEMQALAQEISPLLSEFSSDISLNKALFERIQKVYDSKPEGLTPEQQRLLDKTYKNFSRNGALLSEKDQERLRQIDQELSLLSLQFGQNVLAATNDYILHITDEKDLEGLPQDEIDAAKETAEEKSLDGWAITLQMPSYLGFMKYAKNRNLREKLYRANGTKNFAENKFNNAENVLKIIKLRAERAHLLGYKNHAAFVLEERMAQSPENVQNFLEDLLQKAKPFGQEEIKKLGIYAQEKEGINELMPWDHAYFAEAYKKENFSLSDQELKPFFQLEKVIDGAFEIAGKLYNLSFKEVNDIEKYHADVRTFHVMKENEIIGILYTDFFPRAGKRPGAWMTSYRDGYFLDGEHKIPQISIVCNFTKPTAEKPSLLTFSEVTTLFHEFGHALHGLLANTQYASLAGTNVYWDFVELPSQFMENFCYEPEALQLFAKHYQTEEVIPQDLIDKIVAASQFMEGYQTLRQLGFGLLDMAWHTTEPEKITDLAHFERENMAETQLYPSVEGTNMSTAFSHIFQGGYAAGYYSYKWAEVLDADAFDYFKQNGIFNPEIAKKFYTLLSSGGTVDPMQLYVAFRGKKPSNSALLKRAGLVK, from the coding sequence ATGAGCCAAAATATTTTAACTCAAGACATTTTTAAAACACCTTATCAAACGCCTCCTTTTGAGCAAATAAAACTCGAGGACTACAAACCTGCGTTTGAACAAGCCATTGCAGAAGCTAAAGCCGAAATCGATGCGATTACAGAAAATCCGAATTTGCCCGATTTTTTCAATACAATTGAAGCTTTAAGCCTAAGCGGCGAAAAACTAAATCGTATTTCCTCTATATTTTTTAATTTAAACTCAGCAGAAACCAATGATGAAATGCAGGCACTTGCCCAAGAGATTTCGCCACTTTTGTCTGAATTTAGCAGCGACATTAGTTTAAACAAAGCTTTGTTTGAGCGTATTCAAAAAGTTTACGACAGCAAACCTGAAGGTTTAACGCCCGAGCAACAAAGACTTTTAGACAAAACTTACAAAAACTTTAGCCGAAACGGTGCTTTGCTTTCGGAAAAAGACCAAGAGAGATTGCGACAAATCGACCAAGAATTGTCTTTGCTTTCTTTGCAATTTGGGCAAAATGTTTTAGCCGCTACCAACGACTATATTTTGCACATCACAGACGAAAAAGATTTGGAAGGACTTCCGCAAGACGAAATTGATGCGGCCAAAGAAACCGCAGAAGAAAAATCGCTCGACGGCTGGGCTATCACACTACAAATGCCTAGCTATTTGGGCTTTATGAAATATGCCAAAAACCGAAATTTACGCGAAAAACTATACCGCGCAAATGGCACCAAAAACTTTGCGGAAAATAAATTCAACAATGCAGAAAATGTTTTAAAAATTATAAAACTCCGTGCCGAGCGTGCACATTTGCTAGGTTATAAAAATCATGCGGCTTTTGTTCTGGAGGAGCGCATGGCACAATCGCCAGAAAATGTGCAAAATTTCTTGGAAGACCTGTTGCAAAAGGCAAAACCATTTGGGCAAGAAGAAATCAAAAAATTAGGCATTTATGCGCAAGAAAAAGAAGGTATCAACGAATTGATGCCGTGGGATCACGCTTATTTTGCCGAAGCTTACAAAAAAGAAAACTTTAGCCTAAGCGACCAAGAGCTAAAACCTTTTTTCCAGCTAGAAAAAGTGATAGACGGCGCTTTTGAAATCGCAGGAAAATTATATAATTTAAGCTTTAAAGAAGTAAACGACATCGAGAAATATCACGCCGATGTTCGTACTTTCCATGTGATGAAGGAAAATGAAATTATCGGCATTCTATACACCGATTTCTTCCCAAGAGCGGGAAAACGACCTGGTGCTTGGATGACAAGCTACCGAGATGGCTACTTCCTCGACGGGGAACACAAAATCCCACAAATTTCGATTGTGTGCAATTTTACCAAGCCTACGGCAGAGAAACCTTCGCTGCTTACTTTTAGCGAAGTTACAACGCTTTTCCACGAGTTTGGACACGCTTTGCACGGCTTGCTTGCCAACACGCAATACGCTAGCCTAGCAGGCACCAATGTGTATTGGGATTTTGTAGAATTGCCATCGCAGTTTATGGAAAATTTCTGCTACGAGCCAGAAGCACTACAACTTTTTGCCAAACATTACCAAACGGAGGAAGTGATTCCCCAAGATTTAATTGATAAAATTGTGGCAGCATCGCAATTTATGGAGGGCTACCAAACTTTAAGACAACTCGGCTTTGGCTTGCTAGACATGGCTTGGCACACTACCGAGCCCGAAAAAATTACAGATTTGGCACATTTTGAAAGAGAAAACATGGCAGAAACTCAACTCTATCCTAGCGTGGAAGGCACTAATATGAGTACGGCATTTAGTCATATTTTCCAAGGAGGGTATGCGGCTGGCTATTACAGCTACAAATGGGCAGAGGTGCTAGATGCAGATGCGTTTGACTATTTTAAACAAAATGGCATCTTTAATCCCGAAATCGCTAAGAAGTTTTATACGCTACTCAGCAGCGGTGGCACGGTAGACCCAATGCAGCTTTATGTTGCTTTTCGTGGAAAAAAACCAAGTAATTCAGCTTTGCTTAAAAGAGCTGGCTTGGTGAAATAA
- a CDS encoding peptidylprolyl isomerase has protein sequence MALLEKIRKKTWLLIIGIGLPLVAFLVGDAFSRGSIFGNPNELGSVAGIPITTQDYNSTYGRISQNPQYQNAGENVISQIAWNNLVSERIISKHAEKLGIEFSEQQYFEAAAMFFSSIQPNLIAQNGAVNVEATKAFLSELKTAAQTGNPQAQAIYQQWENANPQAAMLRASYLDFVSRGVLATDAEAQFAYQANSTESQISYAFVDYATFKQKNNIQVTDAQVLDYLKAHKKQFKPEASANIAYAYFPAVASNQDTQEIVAGLNKFLSQQIVTDQAAGITDTIQAFANAKNDSVYVSRFSEDVFDPTYYTKSQIESLQDANVRNLLSNLEVGKVYGPIKNGNLYELIKVTSAKPIADSVKSSHILISFQGAQGGVSNRSPQAAQQIADSILNVVKTNPAKFNELASTFSDDKVAAKENGSIGWVGRFQQNFDPSYRAYILSHDKGSFGVVPSQFGFHVIRIDDVKSKMGYQFAVIKKTLKASEETQEQLFNKANQLALDMQGKNTNDFVNAARKAGAEVNNADGVTRFEPNVTGLAGTKKLSDILAWAFNPDTKSGSIERFETSNGGQIVVFLSNKFDKDQYNVAAYKGMLAPIIEADLAYNKAKELVGNDKDLNSISKKLGGRTGQATGVTYNTANIEGIGAEPTVGAAALALPKGGVSGVLKAVNGIFVVKVDNKTIGAKKEDLSNERRVMELQNMGMMQNSLLQSLIENAKIDDKRAERLVK, from the coding sequence ATGGCTCTTTTAGAAAAAATAAGAAAGAAAACTTGGCTTCTAATCATTGGGATTGGATTGCCACTTGTAGCGTTTTTGGTAGGAGATGCGTTCTCTAGAGGTAGTATTTTTGGAAATCCAAACGAACTAGGTTCTGTTGCGGGAATCCCTATTACTACACAAGATTATAATTCAACATACGGTAGAATTAGCCAAAATCCACAATATCAAAATGCAGGTGAAAATGTAATTTCACAAATTGCTTGGAATAATCTAGTTTCAGAAAGAATTATTAGTAAACATGCAGAGAAATTAGGAATCGAATTTTCTGAACAGCAATATTTTGAGGCTGCGGCTATGTTTTTTAGCTCAATTCAGCCCAATTTGATTGCTCAAAATGGAGCCGTAAATGTAGAAGCTACGAAAGCATTTTTGAGCGAATTGAAAACCGCTGCTCAAACAGGAAATCCACAAGCACAAGCAATTTACCAGCAATGGGAGAATGCAAATCCACAAGCTGCAATGCTCAGAGCTAGTTATCTTGACTTCGTTAGTCGAGGTGTGTTGGCAACAGATGCAGAAGCTCAATTTGCATATCAAGCCAATAGCACAGAATCACAAATTAGCTATGCATTTGTAGATTATGCCACTTTCAAACAAAAAAACAATATTCAAGTAACCGATGCACAAGTGTTGGACTACCTTAAGGCGCATAAAAAGCAATTCAAGCCAGAAGCGTCTGCTAACATAGCATACGCTTATTTCCCAGCGGTAGCATCTAATCAGGATACACAAGAAATTGTAGCGGGATTAAATAAATTTTTATCTCAACAAATTGTAACAGATCAAGCAGCCGGAATTACAGATACAATCCAAGCATTTGCCAATGCTAAAAACGATTCTGTATATGTGTCTAGATTCTCTGAAGATGTTTTCGACCCAACTTATTATACTAAAAGTCAGATAGAAAGTTTGCAAGATGCTAATGTTCGTAACCTTTTATCTAACCTAGAAGTGGGTAAAGTTTATGGGCCTATTAAAAATGGAAATCTATACGAATTGATTAAAGTTACAAGTGCAAAACCAATTGCAGATTCAGTAAAATCAAGCCATATTTTGATTTCATTTCAAGGAGCACAAGGTGGTGTTTCAAACAGATCTCCACAAGCAGCCCAGCAAATTGCAGACAGTATCTTGAATGTAGTGAAAACAAACCCTGCTAAGTTCAACGAATTGGCCTCTACATTCTCAGATGATAAGGTTGCTGCAAAGGAAAATGGTTCAATCGGCTGGGTAGGAAGATTCCAACAAAACTTTGACCCAAGCTATAGAGCATACATACTCTCTCATGACAAAGGCTCATTTGGAGTAGTGCCAAGCCAATTTGGTTTCCATGTAATCCGCATCGACGATGTGAAATCAAAAATGGGATACCAATTTGCCGTAATCAAGAAAACATTAAAAGCGTCTGAAGAGACACAAGAACAATTGTTCAATAAAGCAAATCAATTGGCGCTTGATATGCAAGGAAAAAACACCAACGATTTCGTAAACGCAGCTAGAAAAGCAGGAGCTGAGGTAAACAACGCCGATGGTGTAACTCGTTTTGAGCCAAATGTTACAGGTTTAGCTGGAACAAAAAAATTATCAGACATTCTTGCTTGGGCATTCAATCCAGATACTAAATCCGGAAGTATTGAGCGTTTTGAAACATCAAACGGTGGACAAATCGTTGTATTCCTTTCTAATAAATTTGATAAAGATCAATACAATGTTGCAGCCTATAAAGGAATGCTTGCGCCAATCATCGAGGCAGATCTAGCTTACAATAAAGCAAAAGAATTAGTAGGAAATGATAAAGATTTAAATTCAATAAGTAAAAAGCTTGGAGGGCGCACAGGGCAAGCCACTGGCGTTACTTATAATACGGCGAATATCGAAGGAATAGGAGCCGAGCCTACAGTGGGGGCTGCTGCTTTAGCCTTACCAAAAGGAGGTGTTTCTGGTGTTCTAAAAGCTGTAAATGGCATTTTTGTAGTGAAAGTAGATAATAAAACTATTGGAGCTAAAAAAGAAGATTTATCCAATGAACGAAGAGTAATGGAACTCCAAAATATGGGAATGATGCAAAATTCATTATTGCAAAGCTTGATAGAAAATGCAAAAATAGACGATAAGAGAGCGGAAAGACTTGTGAAATAA
- a CDS encoding stage 0 sporulation family protein, whose product MTCSGCNTSQGLPKGCKNNGSCGVDGCDKLSVFDWLSNMRQPAEELVCNIVEIRFKNERKEFYINIDNLPLKIGDAVAVEANPGHDVGIVSLAGELVKAQLKHKKINNTHELPKVYRFANQKDIDVWQACREKEQAMMIEARRISRGIGLEMKISDVEYQGDGTKATFYYTSENRVDFRQLIREYASAFKCRIEMRQIGYRQEAAKLGGIGSCGRELCCSTWLTDFRSVSTAAARYQQLSINPQKIAGQCGKLKCCLNYELDSYLDALKDFPKHDIVLKSKAGEVYCAKIDVFKREIWLSYVKADNATWYKFAVEQVNDFLAQNKKGEAIDSLEDLNKKFNHIEDSLFGTGLLEENELNRFEEKKNRRRRNKKTAQQPSSNNKKNSGKKNFRKKRRKPNQNKNEN is encoded by the coding sequence ATGACATGTAGCGGATGCAATACAAGCCAAGGTTTACCAAAAGGCTGCAAAAACAATGGTAGCTGCGGTGTCGATGGTTGTGATAAATTATCGGTTTTCGATTGGTTGAGCAATATGAGACAGCCAGCCGAAGAGCTTGTGTGTAATATAGTGGAAATACGCTTCAAAAATGAAAGAAAAGAATTTTACATCAATATAGATAATCTTCCGCTCAAGATTGGGGATGCCGTAGCCGTAGAGGCTAATCCTGGGCATGATGTGGGGATAGTATCCCTAGCAGGAGAACTAGTTAAAGCTCAATTAAAACATAAGAAAATTAATAATACTCATGAGTTGCCTAAAGTGTATCGATTTGCTAATCAGAAAGATATAGATGTTTGGCAGGCATGTAGAGAAAAAGAACAGGCAATGATGATTGAGGCTAGAAGAATCTCAAGAGGAATTGGGCTTGAAATGAAAATTTCAGATGTTGAATATCAGGGAGATGGCACAAAGGCAACATTTTATTATACCTCAGAAAATAGAGTAGATTTCAGACAGCTCATTCGAGAATACGCATCAGCATTTAAATGTAGAATCGAAATGCGCCAAATTGGCTATCGCCAAGAGGCCGCTAAACTCGGCGGGATAGGCTCATGCGGTAGAGAGCTTTGTTGTTCCACATGGCTCACAGATTTTAGGAGTGTGAGCACGGCAGCAGCGAGATATCAGCAACTTTCCATTAATCCACAAAAGATTGCAGGGCAATGTGGTAAATTGAAATGTTGTTTAAATTATGAACTAGATTCATACCTAGATGCACTCAAGGATTTCCCGAAACATGATATTGTTTTAAAATCAAAAGCAGGAGAAGTCTATTGTGCAAAAATAGATGTTTTTAAACGAGAAATTTGGCTTTCATATGTAAAAGCCGATAATGCTACTTGGTATAAATTTGCCGTGGAGCAAGTGAATGATTTTTTGGCTCAAAATAAAAAAGGAGAGGCAATTGATTCTCTGGAAGATTTAAATAAAAAATTCAACCACATAGAGGATTCGCTCTTTGGCACAGGTTTGCTAGAAGAAAACGAATTAAATCGTTTTGAGGAGAAAAAAAATCGTCGCCGTCGAAATAAGAAAACGGCTCAGCAACCAAGCAGCAACAATAAGAAAAATTCAGGTAAAAAGAATTTTAGAAAAAAACGAAGAAAACCTAATCAGAACAAAAATGAAAATTAA